One window of Hylemonella gracilis genomic DNA carries:
- a CDS encoding TlpA disulfide reductase family protein, with translation MSRGDAHAAVRRRVCLSAAVAWLALEALPARSATTQDATWPEEPDPAPGRGTPADQAPIDWPEIGLLDGRRRAPQSWAGAPVLVVFWATWCPYCLRHNQRVERLFREVDPARLQVLGVAVDRDERRVRDHLRQQGLTFPNTVDDGGLRARFTERRVLPMTCLVNAQGRVSLRIPGEMSADDVRALAARALAG, from the coding sequence ATGAGCCGCGGCGATGCCCACGCGGCTGTCCGACGTCGGGTGTGCCTGAGCGCGGCCGTGGCCTGGCTGGCGCTCGAGGCCCTGCCCGCCCGCTCCGCCACCACGCAGGATGCGACCTGGCCGGAGGAACCCGATCCGGCGCCAGGGCGGGGAACGCCCGCCGACCAGGCGCCGATCGATTGGCCCGAGATCGGCTTGCTCGATGGTCGCAGGCGTGCGCCGCAGAGCTGGGCGGGCGCGCCGGTGCTGGTCGTCTTCTGGGCGACCTGGTGTCCCTATTGCCTGCGCCACAACCAGCGTGTCGAGCGCCTGTTTCGGGAGGTTGACCCGGCCCGCCTGCAGGTGTTGGGCGTGGCGGTCGACCGGGACGAGCGTCGGGTGCGCGACCACCTGCGGCAGCAGGGACTCACATTTCCGAACACTGTGGACGATGGAGGCCTGCGCGCTCGCTTCACCGAGCGCCGGGTGCTCCCCATGACCTGCCTGGTGAATGCGCAGGGGCGGGTGAGCCTGCGCATTCCGGGCGAGATGAGCGCGGACGATGTGCGCGCGCTCGCGGCCCGGGCGCTCGCCGGCTGA
- a CDS encoding rhodanese-like domain-containing protein, with amino-acid sequence MTCPARHVAFSSPSPAEGYAGDVSPEQAWAWVQGGEAVLIDVRSDAEREWVGYVPGAIGLAWKQWPGMALNPAFDADLQAAAAAAPGQKLVLLCRSGVRSIAAARRATELGLSAYNILEGFEGDADAQGHRGRLGGWRYRGLPWKQY; translated from the coding sequence CTGACTTGCCCCGCCCGCCATGTCGCATTTTCCAGCCCGTCCCCCGCCGAAGGTTATGCCGGTGATGTCTCGCCCGAGCAGGCTTGGGCCTGGGTCCAGGGTGGCGAAGCTGTGCTGATCGACGTGCGCAGCGACGCCGAGCGCGAGTGGGTCGGTTATGTGCCAGGCGCCATCGGCCTGGCCTGGAAGCAATGGCCAGGCATGGCCTTGAACCCGGCCTTCGACGCCGACCTGCAGGCCGCCGCCGCAGCCGCGCCGGGCCAGAAGCTGGTGCTGCTGTGCCGCAGCGGCGTGCGATCCATCGCCGCGGCGCGGCGAGCCACCGAGCTGGGCCTGTCCGCCTACAACATCCTGGAAGGCTTCGAAGGCGACGCCGATGCCCAGGGTCACCGCGGCCGCCTGGGCGGCTGGCGCTACCGGGGCCTGCCCTGGAAGCAGTACTGA
- a CDS encoding YeeE/YedE family protein: MNDTDISALTTRVLWTVLALALVFGAIARRTRFCTLGAISDVVAMGDWQRARMWTLAIATAMLGFNAMVALGWVEARNTIYAGPRLLWLSALVGGALFGFGMTLASGCGSRNLVRLGGGNLKSLVVLLVLAVSASATLRGLTAVLRVETVERMGIDLPTGQDLPSLLAATTGLPVTTLAALIGGLLGCALMAWVLRQPEGRRGETWLGGLGIGTVIVAVWWVSGRLGYVTEDPNTLEPAFLATNSRRMESLSMAAPVAYAFEWFQFFSDKSRVLTLGIVAMFGVGAGALADALATREFRWEGFQGVEDLGNHLVGATLMGVGGVVALGCTVGQGISGISTLSLGSFLAVGGIVLGTLAGLRWQRWRIERAD, translated from the coding sequence ATGAATGACACGGATATCAGCGCGCTCACCACCCGCGTGCTCTGGACGGTGCTGGCCCTTGCCCTGGTCTTCGGCGCCATCGCGCGCCGCACCCGCTTCTGCACCCTGGGCGCCATCTCGGATGTCGTGGCCATGGGCGACTGGCAACGTGCCCGCATGTGGACGCTGGCCATCGCAACGGCCATGCTGGGCTTCAACGCCATGGTGGCGCTGGGCTGGGTCGAGGCACGCAACACCATCTACGCCGGTCCCCGCCTGCTCTGGCTTTCGGCCCTGGTCGGCGGAGCCCTGTTCGGTTTCGGCATGACCCTGGCCTCGGGTTGCGGTAGCCGCAACCTGGTGCGCCTGGGCGGCGGCAACCTCAAGTCCCTGGTCGTGCTGTTGGTGCTGGCCGTCAGCGCCTCGGCGACCTTGCGCGGCCTGACCGCGGTGCTGCGTGTCGAGACCGTCGAGCGCATGGGCATCGACCTGCCGACCGGCCAGGACCTGCCTTCGCTGCTGGCCGCGACCACCGGCCTGCCGGTGACGACGCTGGCGGCGCTGATCGGCGGTCTGCTCGGCTGCGCCCTGATGGCCTGGGTGCTGCGCCAACCGGAAGGACGGCGGGGTGAAACCTGGCTCGGGGGCCTGGGCATCGGCACGGTGATTGTCGCGGTGTGGTGGGTGTCAGGTCGCCTGGGGTATGTGACCGAAGACCCGAACACGCTGGAGCCCGCCTTCCTCGCCACCAACTCGCGCCGCATGGAATCCTTGTCCATGGCCGCGCCCGTGGCCTATGCCTTCGAGTGGTTCCAGTTCTTCAGCGACAAGTCGCGCGTGCTGACCCTGGGCATCGTGGCAATGTTCGGCGTGGGCGCCGGGGCGCTCGCCGACGCGCTGGCCACGCGCGAGTTCCGCTGGGAAGGTTTCCAGGGCGTTGAGGACCTGGGCAACCACCTGGTCGGCGCGACCTTGATGGGCGTGGGCGGGGTGGTCGCGCTGGGCTGCACCGTGGGGCAAGGCATCAGCGGCATATCCACCCTCTCGCTGGGCAGCTTTCTGGCCGTGGGCGGCATCGTGTTGGGCACCCTGGCCGGCCTGCGCTGGCAGCGCTGGCGCATCGAACGCGCGGATTGA
- a CDS encoding M20 aminoacylase family protein produces the protein MKLIDSIAVQAAGIAGIRRDIHAHPELSFEEFRTSDLVAAKLAEWGIPVHRGLGGTGVVGTVRNGSSRKAIGLRADMDALPVQEINTFAHTSRHKGKMHACGHDGHTAMLLAAAQHLAQNRHFDGTVHLIFQPAEEGGGGADRMIRDGLFEQFPVDAVYGMHNWPGLPAGSFALSPGPVMASTNEFKIVVKGKGGHAAMAYNTVDPVVVAAQLVQAFQTIISRNVKPIEAGVISVTMIHAGHASNVIADSCELQGTVRTFQPEVLDLIEARMKVCADNTCAAFGASCDFEFVRNYPATINSEAEVAFARRVMASVVGDANVLRQEPTMGAEDFAYMLQAKPGAYAFIGNGEGAHRTHGHGEGPCTLHNPSYDFNDELIPLGATFWVRLVEEFLKKA, from the coding sequence ATGAAACTCATCGATTCCATCGCCGTCCAGGCGGCCGGCATCGCCGGCATCCGGCGCGACATCCATGCCCATCCCGAGCTGAGCTTCGAGGAATTCCGTACCTCGGACCTGGTGGCGGCCAAGTTGGCCGAGTGGGGCATCCCCGTGCACCGGGGCCTGGGCGGCACAGGCGTGGTGGGCACCGTGCGCAACGGCAGTTCCCGCAAGGCCATTGGCCTGCGCGCCGACATGGACGCCCTGCCCGTGCAGGAGATCAACACCTTCGCGCACACCAGCCGGCACAAGGGCAAGATGCACGCCTGCGGACATGATGGCCACACGGCCATGCTGCTGGCGGCGGCCCAACACCTGGCGCAGAACCGCCATTTCGACGGCACCGTCCACCTGATCTTCCAGCCCGCGGAGGAAGGTGGCGGTGGCGCCGACCGCATGATCCGCGACGGCCTGTTCGAGCAATTCCCGGTCGACGCCGTGTACGGCATGCACAACTGGCCGGGCCTGCCGGCGGGCAGCTTCGCGCTCAGCCCCGGGCCGGTGATGGCCTCCACCAATGAATTCAAGATCGTGGTCAAGGGCAAGGGCGGTCACGCGGCCATGGCCTACAACACGGTGGACCCGGTGGTCGTGGCCGCGCAACTGGTGCAGGCCTTCCAGACCATCATCAGTCGCAACGTCAAGCCCATCGAGGCGGGCGTGATTTCCGTGACCATGATCCACGCCGGGCATGCCAGCAACGTGATCGCCGACAGCTGCGAGCTGCAGGGTACGGTGCGTACTTTCCAGCCCGAGGTGCTGGACCTGATCGAGGCGCGCATGAAAGTCTGCGCCGACAATACGTGCGCGGCCTTCGGCGCCAGTTGCGATTTCGAGTTCGTGCGCAACTATCCCGCCACCATCAACAGTGAGGCCGAAGTGGCCTTTGCCCGGCGCGTGATGGCCAGCGTCGTCGGCGACGCCAACGTGCTGCGACAGGAGCCGACCATGGGCGCGGAAGATTTCGCCTACATGCTGCAAGCCAAGCCCGGGGCGTATGCCTTCATTGGCAACGGGGAGGGCGCGCATCGCACGCACGGGCATGGCGAAGGGCCGTGCACCCTGCACAACCCGAGCTACGACTTCAATGACGAGTTGATTCCGCTGGGCGCCACCTTCTGGGTGCGCTTGGTCGAGGAGTTCCTGAAAAAGGCCTGA
- a CDS encoding type III pantothenate kinase has product MSFLAIDVGNTRLKWALFESARPGARALAQGAEFLDHIDKLAETAWSRLPAPEAMLGCVVASDAVKHRVEAQMEELWDVSPQWVIASAQEAGLVNGYDHPARLGPDRWVAMIGAWHRMQALPGSSGKPRPIVLSMVGTAVTVEAIDAGGKFLGGYILPGHGIMLRALESGTAGLHVPTGEVRPFPTNTSDALTSGGTFAIAGAMDRMVQHVRAHCGIDPWCVMTGGAGWKMAPSLSSRFELIDSLIFDGLLQIATHRSLGQKMAVDAPLIQPRFAL; this is encoded by the coding sequence ATGTCCTTTCTCGCCATCGACGTAGGCAACACCCGACTCAAATGGGCGCTGTTCGAGTCCGCCCGTCCGGGCGCGCGCGCGCTGGCCCAAGGTGCGGAATTCCTGGACCACATCGACAAACTGGCCGAAACCGCCTGGAGTCGCCTGCCCGCACCCGAGGCCATGCTGGGCTGCGTGGTCGCCAGCGATGCCGTCAAGCACCGGGTGGAAGCCCAGATGGAAGAACTGTGGGATGTCTCGCCGCAGTGGGTGATCGCCAGCGCGCAGGAAGCCGGCCTGGTCAACGGTTACGACCATCCAGCCCGGCTGGGCCCGGACCGCTGGGTCGCCATGATCGGTGCCTGGCACCGCATGCAGGCCCTGCCGGGTTCCTCGGGCAAGCCGCGTCCCATCGTGCTCTCCATGGTGGGCACGGCGGTGACGGTGGAGGCCATCGACGCCGGCGGCAAGTTCCTGGGCGGCTACATCCTGCCCGGCCACGGCATCATGCTGCGTGCGCTGGAGTCGGGCACAGCCGGTCTGCATGTCCCCACGGGAGAGGTGCGCCCCTTCCCCACCAACACCAGCGACGCACTGACCAGCGGCGGCACCTTCGCCATCGCAGGTGCGATGGACCGGATGGTGCAACATGTGCGCGCGCACTGCGGCATCGACCCCTGGTGCGTGATGACCGGCGGCGCCGGCTGGAAGATGGCGCCCAGCCTGTCCTCCCGCTTTGAACTGATCGACAGCCTGATCTTCGATGGCCTGCTGCAGATCGCGACCCACCGCAGCCTGGGTCAGAAGATGGCGGTCGACGCGCCGCTGATCCAGCCGCGCTTCGCGCTTTGA
- a CDS encoding serine/threonine protein kinase encodes MSDPASAPPSSAHPYDALTPDVVLDALLGLGLACDGRLQALSSYENRVYLAGLDDGGSVVAKFYRPERWSEAQILEEHAFAAELQAAEVPVVAPLELEGRSLHSCTAASSLEGGRHGLSAEGEPVRFFFSVSPRRGGRAPELDDAEVLEWIGRFLARLHEVGARRPFTQRPALDAQRFGFEPLRWLLASGMVPLDAQSAWQGACEEALALVEARYTQSLQGLSLIRLHGDCHAGNVLWTPLDTDETSGKKSDAKPVVPSAAAAVPTAPGPHFVDLDDACMGPAVQDLWMLLSGDRAQRGGQLSCLVDGYEQMRAFDRRELALIEPLRTLRLIHYSAWLARRWADPTFPRNFPWFGSTDYWQGQALQLREQIEAMQEDPLFI; translated from the coding sequence ATGTCCGACCCCGCCAGCGCCCCCCCGTCCTCCGCGCATCCCTACGATGCCCTGACCCCCGACGTGGTGCTGGACGCGCTGCTCGGTCTGGGCCTGGCCTGCGACGGTCGCCTGCAGGCCCTCAGCTCCTACGAAAACCGCGTCTATCTGGCCGGCCTGGACGATGGGGGCAGCGTGGTCGCCAAGTTCTACCGACCCGAGCGCTGGAGCGAGGCGCAGATCCTGGAGGAGCACGCTTTCGCTGCCGAGCTGCAGGCGGCGGAAGTGCCGGTGGTCGCACCCCTGGAATTGGAGGGCCGCAGCTTGCACAGCTGCACGGCGGCCTCTTCCCTGGAGGGCGGTCGTCACGGCCTGAGCGCGGAGGGCGAACCCGTGCGCTTTTTCTTTTCCGTCAGCCCGCGCCGTGGCGGGCGCGCGCCCGAGCTGGACGATGCCGAGGTGCTGGAATGGATTGGCCGTTTCCTCGCGCGCCTGCACGAGGTGGGCGCGCGCCGGCCCTTCACTCAGCGCCCTGCGCTGGACGCGCAGCGCTTCGGTTTTGAGCCCCTGCGCTGGCTGCTGGCCAGCGGCATGGTTCCACTGGACGCGCAATCTGCCTGGCAAGGCGCCTGCGAGGAAGCCCTGGCCTTGGTGGAGGCCCGCTACACCCAGTCCCTGCAGGGCCTCAGCCTCATTCGTCTGCACGGCGATTGCCACGCAGGCAATGTGCTCTGGACGCCCCTGGATACGGACGAGACCTCCGGCAAGAAGTCCGATGCAAAACCCGTGGTCCCATCCGCCGCGGCTGCCGTGCCGACGGCGCCGGGCCCCCACTTCGTCGATCTCGACGACGCCTGCATGGGCCCGGCCGTGCAGGACCTGTGGATGCTGCTCTCGGGCGATCGCGCGCAGCGCGGCGGTCAGCTGTCCTGCCTGGTCGACGGCTACGAGCAGATGCGCGCCTTCGATCGGCGCGAACTGGCCTTGATCGAACCCTTGCGCACCTTGCGCCTCATCCACTACAGCGCGTGGCTCGCGCGCCGCTGGGCAGACCCGACGTTCCCGCGCAACTTTCCATGGTTTGGAAGTACGGACTATTGGCAGGGTCAGGCGCTACAACTGCGCGAGCAGATCGAGGCGATGCAGGAAGATCCGCTGTTTATTTAA
- a CDS encoding ArsR/SmtB family transcription factor, whose product MSTKEAVTDETESDFVFEAAAELFGLLATPVRLKIISAVCNGERNVSELLEDISTTQSNMSQHLGALYRAGVLARRREGTQIYYRLQSERVATLCRAVCTQVATELEDAGEVPATERLLGGAFR is encoded by the coding sequence ATGAGCACCAAGGAAGCCGTGACCGATGAGACTGAAAGCGACTTTGTCTTCGAAGCCGCTGCCGAGCTGTTTGGTCTGCTGGCGACGCCCGTGCGCCTGAAGATCATCAGCGCCGTCTGCAATGGCGAGCGCAACGTCAGTGAGCTGCTTGAGGACATCAGCACCACGCAGTCCAATATGTCCCAGCACCTGGGTGCCCTTTACCGCGCGGGGGTGCTGGCCCGTCGGCGCGAAGGCACCCAGATCTATTACCGCCTGCAGAGCGAGCGCGTCGCCACGCTGTGCCGCGCGGTATGCACGCAGGTCGCGACCGAGCTGGAAGACGCGGGCGAGGTGCCGGCCACCGAGCGCCTGCTGGGCGGCGCCTTCCGCTAA